One window of Hoplias malabaricus isolate fHopMal1 chromosome 16, fHopMal1.hap1, whole genome shotgun sequence genomic DNA carries:
- the LOC136672351 gene encoding granzyme B-like, which yields MNGTEAMPHSRPYMVSVQGNGEHVCGGFLVSDLFLMTAAHCWTEGGLYKAKVTAVIGAHDLKSNKFQRITVTEHHIHPKFLFPSPSNDIMLLKLGKSTENSKNTAPISISKLNKGMDGSCSVAGWGIIKTKGTASSVLLETNIAVYKHCETYWNNTNILCAGGKKGGFCQGGIGGPLVCDNTAVGIASFTEIDKCDNPTKPNAYTNISAFMPWIKAIIDNTDKDSNRNVIDKGRENQSSVRAESHFCSFGFID from the exons ATGAATGGCACAGAGGCAATGCCCCACTCCAGACCCTACATGGTTTCTGTTCAGGGAAACGGGGAGCacgtctgtgggggtttcctcgtGTCTGATCTCTTTCTCATGACGGCTgcacactgctggacaga GGGTGGACTGTATAAGGCTAAAGTGACAGCAGTGATCGGAGCTCATGATCTGAAGTCCAACAAATTTCAGCGTATAACAGTAACGGAGCACCACATACATCCAAAATTCCTTTTCCCCTCCCCCAGCAATGACATCATGCTTTTGAAG CTAGGAAAGTCAACTGAAAACAGCAAGAATACTGCCCCAATTTCCATCTCTAAACTAAACAAAGGCATGGATGGGTCTTGCAGCGTAGCTGGTTGGGGAATAATTAAAACCAAGGGAACTGCAAGTAGCGTACTTCTGGAGACGAACATCGCCGTCTATAAACATTGTGAAACATACTGGAACAACACCAACATACTCTGTGCAGGTGGTAAAAAAGGTGGATTTTGTCAG GGGGGCATTGGTGGTCCTCTGGTGTGTGATAACACTGCAGTCGGCATTGCTTCCTTCACCGAGATTGACAAATGTGACAACCCCACAAAACCAAATGCCTACACCAATATTTCTGCATTCATGCCCTGGATCAAGGCCATAATCG ATAATACAGACAAGgattcaaacagaaatgtgattGATAAGGGTCGGGAGAATCAGAGCAGTGTG AGGGCTGAGTCACATTTTTGTTCCTTTGGATTTATTGATTGA